A part of Aquibium oceanicum genomic DNA contains:
- a CDS encoding uroporphyrinogen-III synthase, which translates to MARVLVTRPEPGASATAKRLRALGHEAIVLPLSEIRPLDPDLPEPAAIDAVAATSANALRHLNPERAGSLLEKPCFTVGGRTGDAAQRAGFSDVRSSDADAAALARLVAAELPQQSRVLYLCGRVRRPEFEAGLDTAGIRCLPVEIYDTTFTQPDAALQSLAAAPPDIVLVYSVKTAEVLRDMMSPPEPASALANARFFCLSEAVARALGTLVEGRTYWNKEPDEQALFALLSEA; encoded by the coding sequence GTGGCGCGGGTCCTGGTCACACGGCCGGAGCCGGGTGCTTCGGCGACGGCGAAGCGGCTGAGAGCGCTCGGGCATGAGGCGATCGTCCTGCCGCTCAGCGAAATCCGTCCGCTCGATCCGGACCTTCCCGAACCCGCCGCCATCGATGCGGTCGCCGCGACCAGCGCCAACGCGCTGCGCCACCTCAACCCGGAACGCGCGGGATCGCTGCTGGAAAAACCCTGCTTCACGGTCGGCGGTCGAACCGGCGATGCGGCACAGCGGGCGGGCTTCTCGGACGTGCGAAGTTCGGACGCCGATGCCGCCGCGCTCGCCCGGCTCGTCGCAGCGGAACTGCCGCAACAGTCCCGCGTCCTTTACCTGTGCGGTCGCGTCCGGCGGCCAGAATTCGAAGCCGGCCTCGACACCGCGGGAATTCGCTGCCTGCCAGTGGAAATCTACGACACGACCTTCACCCAGCCGGATGCGGCGCTGCAATCGCTGGCGGCCGCACCGCCGGACATCGTCCTGGTCTACTCGGTCAAGACCGCTGAAGTGCTGCGGGACATGATGTCCCCTCCGGAACCCGCCTCGGCCCTCGCCAATGCACGCTTTTTCTGCCTTTCGGAGGCGGTGGCACGCGCGCTCGGAACCCTTGTCGAAGGCCGGACTTACTGGAACAAGGAACCTGACGAACAAGCCCTGTTCGCCCTGCTTTCAGAAGCCTGA
- the tsaD gene encoding tRNA (adenosine(37)-N6)-threonylcarbamoyltransferase complex transferase subunit TsaD, translating to MLPPIGEIRVLGIETSCDETAASVVAWRDGEMPRILSTIVLSQLEEHAAFGGVVPEIAARAHVEALDGIVEAALAEAGVALSDVDAIAATAGPGLIGGLLVGMMSAKAIAAASGKRLIPINHLEGHALSARLLDDVAFPYLMLLVSGGHTQILLVRGPGDYARWASTIDDAIGEAFDKTAKLLGLPYPGGPNVERVALTGDAHRFDFPHPLKGEARPDFSFSGLKTAVRQAATAIAPLADQDVADIAASFQRAVVETLADRVARSLERFRNEYPQAKSPTLIVAGGVAANGPIRAALLSLCERLGFDFVAPPPALCTDNAAMIAWAGIERMRAGLAEEGDPMAMAPRSRWPLDANAAPLVGAGKRGAKA from the coding sequence ATGCTGCCTCCGATTGGCGAGATAAGGGTGCTCGGCATCGAGACGAGCTGCGACGAGACCGCGGCTTCCGTCGTCGCGTGGCGCGATGGGGAGATGCCGCGCATCCTCTCCACCATCGTGCTGAGCCAGCTCGAGGAGCACGCGGCCTTCGGTGGCGTGGTGCCGGAGATCGCCGCGCGCGCCCATGTCGAGGCGCTGGACGGCATCGTCGAGGCGGCGCTGGCCGAGGCCGGCGTCGCACTGTCCGATGTCGATGCCATTGCGGCAACGGCCGGTCCGGGCCTCATCGGCGGGCTGCTGGTCGGCATGATGTCGGCCAAGGCGATCGCCGCTGCGTCGGGCAAGCGGCTGATCCCGATCAACCACCTTGAGGGCCATGCGCTCTCCGCGCGGCTGCTCGACGACGTCGCATTTCCCTACCTGATGCTGCTCGTCTCGGGCGGGCATACGCAGATCTTGCTGGTGCGCGGACCGGGCGACTACGCGCGCTGGGCCTCCACCATCGACGACGCCATCGGCGAGGCCTTCGACAAGACGGCCAAGCTGCTCGGGCTGCCCTATCCCGGCGGGCCTAACGTCGAGCGCGTGGCCCTGACCGGAGACGCGCATCGCTTCGACTTCCCGCATCCGCTGAAGGGCGAGGCGCGGCCGGACTTTTCCTTTTCCGGCCTGAAGACCGCAGTCAGGCAGGCCGCGACCGCCATCGCCCCACTCGCCGACCAAGACGTCGCCGACATCGCCGCTTCCTTCCAGCGCGCGGTTGTGGAGACGCTGGCCGACCGGGTCGCCCGCAGCCTCGAACGCTTCCGCAACGAGTACCCGCAGGCGAAGAGCCCGACGCTGATCGTGGCCGGCGGCGTCGCCGCCAACGGCCCGATCCGCGCCGCACTGCTTTCGCTCTGCGAACGCCTGGGCTTCGACTTCGTCGCCCCGCCTCCGGCGCTCTGCACCGACAACGCCGCCATGATCGCCTGGGCCGGCATCGAGCGGATGCGGGCAGGGCTCGCGGAGGAGGGCGATCCGATGGCCATGGCGCCGCGCTCGCGCTGGCCGCTGGATGCGAACGCTGCGCCGCTGGTCGGTGCCGGCAAGCGGGGCGCCAAGGCATGA
- a CDS encoding mitofilin family membrane protein, protein MVKPPKIRHSKPRRDPVTIDLDPADVKRESASKEPPATASAKSTASAAEPESAKAGSQPAAGTSPSKAETPESTAAKPAEGSEKAAASKPMATGSSPTTTGSKDDKATSPGTDTSGTASPSAGGKDDRMTTSKSATIGSTSTSASLKDDKATSPKPATAGSTSAATGAKDDRKPSGPSVPETKPAPEAKPATITAEAANAGAATSVPPSGRSDPGKTASPGASSPASSKPAGDPKEPPTFGRGATSGPQKTERKDDPAPAPAKRDASRRGGVSAIAAGIVGAAIALLGAGALQYAGVLPAVQTGGTDGSEVAELRTQIDTLREEIAAAGTDGATADTARVEELASGLEQVRSQIAELQAAPPEGGGANTEALQTRLSELENTIASLQDGQPGASSEDLVTLRERVAALEGQVAGASNAATAAQGAISGIEERLASLETRVQELSGQVEEQASDNGAALAIAAAGLKAAIDRGDPFMTELETFAAVAPDAPEVAALRDLAATGVPTRTAIAEKFDDVAERMIAAANPAPENAGYFDRLLDSMGSLVSVRPIGEVEGEGVGPTVARMEAAIDAGDYQRAIAEYDTLPEAAKTAGADYIASVRARQSADDLVAKALAGALRA, encoded by the coding sequence ATGGTAAAACCGCCGAAGATCCGCCATTCCAAGCCGCGCCGCGACCCCGTCACGATCGACCTCGATCCCGCGGATGTGAAACGCGAGTCGGCCTCCAAGGAGCCGCCGGCCACCGCGTCGGCAAAGTCTACGGCGAGCGCGGCGGAGCCCGAGAGCGCCAAGGCCGGAAGCCAGCCAGCCGCCGGCACGTCGCCTTCCAAGGCAGAGACGCCGGAAAGCACTGCTGCGAAGCCAGCCGAGGGCAGCGAGAAGGCAGCGGCCAGCAAGCCCATGGCGACCGGCTCGTCGCCGACTACGACGGGATCGAAGGACGACAAAGCCACGTCTCCCGGAACGGACACCTCTGGCACGGCCTCCCCATCCGCAGGCGGCAAGGACGACAGGATGACGACTTCCAAGTCTGCGACCATCGGATCCACTTCCACGTCGGCAAGCTTGAAGGACGACAAGGCCACATCTCCCAAGCCTGCGACGGCGGGATCCACATCGGCGGCAACGGGCGCGAAGGACGACAGGAAGCCAAGCGGTCCCTCCGTACCCGAAACCAAACCCGCGCCCGAGGCCAAGCCCGCGACCATTACCGCGGAGGCTGCTAATGCAGGAGCCGCGACGTCCGTCCCGCCGAGCGGTAGGTCCGACCCGGGCAAGACGGCTTCGCCGGGCGCAAGCTCGCCCGCTTCATCCAAACCAGCCGGCGATCCGAAGGAGCCGCCGACCTTTGGACGCGGTGCGACGAGCGGACCCCAAAAAACCGAGCGGAAGGACGATCCAGCACCAGCTCCGGCCAAACGCGACGCGTCGCGCCGTGGCGGGGTCTCCGCCATCGCAGCCGGCATCGTCGGCGCGGCCATCGCGCTTCTCGGCGCTGGCGCGCTTCAATATGCCGGTGTCCTGCCCGCGGTCCAGACCGGTGGAACGGACGGTTCCGAAGTCGCCGAACTGCGCACGCAGATCGATACGCTGCGCGAGGAGATCGCCGCGGCGGGGACGGACGGCGCGACCGCCGATACGGCGCGGGTCGAGGAACTCGCCTCCGGCCTGGAGCAGGTCAGGTCGCAGATAGCCGAGCTTCAGGCCGCTCCGCCGGAAGGCGGCGGCGCGAACACCGAAGCCTTGCAGACGCGGCTTTCCGAACTGGAAAACACGATCGCATCCCTGCAGGACGGGCAGCCGGGCGCATCGTCCGAGGATCTCGTGACGCTCCGCGAACGCGTCGCTGCGCTGGAAGGACAGGTCGCCGGCGCATCGAATGCGGCCACGGCGGCGCAGGGCGCCATATCGGGGATAGAAGAGCGGCTGGCCTCCCTGGAGACCAGAGTGCAGGAGCTTTCGGGCCAGGTCGAGGAACAGGCTTCCGATAACGGCGCGGCACTCGCCATTGCCGCCGCCGGCCTGAAGGCCGCGATCGACCGCGGCGATCCGTTCATGACCGAACTCGAGACCTTTGCCGCCGTCGCGCCCGACGCGCCCGAAGTCGCCGCGCTGCGCGACCTCGCGGCGACCGGGGTTCCGACCCGCACGGCAATCGCCGAGAAGTTCGACGACGTGGCCGAGAGGATGATCGCGGCTGCAAATCCGGCTCCCGAGAACGCGGGATACTTCGACCGGCTGCTCGACAGCATGGGTTCGCTGGTCTCGGTGCGGCCGATCGGCGAGGTCGAGGGTGAAGGCGTCGGCCCGACCGTCGCGCGGATGGAAGCCGCGATCGACGCCGGCGATTACCAGCGCGCAATTGCGGAATACGACACCCTGCCCGAGGCGGCGAAGACCGCGGGGGCGGATTACATCGCCAGCGTTCGCGCCCGTCAGTCCGCCGATGATCTGGTGGCCAAGGCGCTGGCCGGCGCCTTGCGGGCGTGA
- a CDS encoding heme biosynthesis protein HemY, producing the protein MLRVLLFVAVVFLLGLGFAWLAERPGDMVITFGGYQYEVTLMVAAVIVTAIVAAVMIVWWLLKAIWNSPYTVARYFRVRRRDRGYQALSTGMIAAGAGDGVLARQMNRQAAKLISSDQEPLIHLLDAQASLLEGDHDTARKKFEAMLEDPETRLLGLRGLYLEAQRLGDRDVARHYAERAAETAPQLGWASNATLEARTAEGDWDSALSLLEAQKSTKLIDSAKANRMRAVLLTAKATSLLERDALAAKNAAVEANRLAPDLVPAAVMAAKALFRQGDLRKGSKILEAAWRKHAHPEIADTYVHARHGDSVGDRLYRAKKLKSQRENNAESSLTVARAALEAGDLTLARKAAEEALRIQPREGGYLLMADIEEADTGDEGHIRQWLARAVRAPRDPAWVADGVVSERWAPVSPVTGRLDAFEWRTPLERPLALIDQETHLDLPSRPVLIPSAPAEAPEAPASGTAGESEEIATAETVVDEPDVEETEKPEAPPRTSGSAPAPVAHATAVPIDARPAAANDDATAKKSVTGPEFPRPDDPGVDSDDDNDPRSKRFRLF; encoded by the coding sequence ATGTTGAGAGTGCTCCTTTTCGTCGCCGTGGTCTTCCTGCTCGGCCTCGGATTCGCGTGGCTGGCGGAGCGGCCGGGCGACATGGTCATCACGTTCGGCGGCTACCAGTACGAAGTGACGCTGATGGTCGCGGCGGTGATCGTGACCGCGATCGTCGCCGCCGTGATGATCGTCTGGTGGCTGCTCAAGGCGATCTGGAACAGCCCCTACACGGTTGCCCGCTATTTTCGCGTTCGCCGCCGTGATCGCGGCTACCAGGCGCTGTCGACCGGCATGATCGCCGCCGGCGCCGGGGATGGCGTGCTCGCCCGCCAGATGAACCGGCAGGCCGCCAAGCTCATCAGTTCCGACCAGGAGCCGCTCATCCACCTGCTCGACGCCCAGGCATCGCTGCTGGAGGGCGATCACGACACCGCTCGCAAGAAGTTCGAGGCGATGCTCGAAGATCCCGAGACGCGCCTGCTCGGGCTGCGCGGCCTTTACCTGGAGGCGCAGCGGCTGGGCGACCGGGATGTCGCGCGTCACTATGCCGAGCGGGCGGCCGAAACGGCGCCGCAGCTCGGCTGGGCTTCCAATGCCACGCTCGAGGCGCGCACCGCCGAGGGCGACTGGGACAGCGCGCTGTCTCTGCTGGAGGCGCAGAAGTCGACCAAGCTCATCGATTCCGCGAAAGCGAACCGGATGCGCGCCGTGCTCCTGACGGCGAAGGCGACCTCGCTGCTCGAACGCGACGCGCTGGCCGCCAAGAACGCTGCCGTCGAGGCCAACCGCCTCGCGCCGGATCTCGTGCCGGCCGCCGTCATGGCGGCGAAGGCGCTGTTTCGGCAGGGCGACCTGCGCAAGGGCTCGAAGATCCTGGAAGCCGCGTGGCGCAAGCACGCGCACCCCGAGATCGCGGATACATACGTCCATGCCCGTCACGGCGATTCCGTTGGGGACCGCCTGTATCGCGCCAAGAAGCTGAAGTCGCAGCGCGAGAACAATGCCGAATCGTCGCTGACGGTGGCGCGCGCCGCCCTGGAAGCAGGGGACCTGACGCTCGCCCGAAAGGCGGCCGAAGAGGCTCTGCGCATCCAGCCCCGCGAGGGCGGCTATCTCCTGATGGCCGACATCGAGGAAGCGGACACGGGCGACGAGGGTCACATCCGGCAATGGCTCGCCCGCGCGGTGCGCGCGCCGCGCGATCCGGCCTGGGTGGCCGACGGCGTGGTCTCGGAACGCTGGGCGCCGGTGTCGCCGGTGACCGGCCGGCTTGACGCCTTCGAATGGCGCACACCGCTGGAGCGGCCCCTGGCGCTGATCGACCAGGAAACCCATCTCGACCTTCCCTCCCGGCCGGTCCTCATCCCCTCCGCTCCCGCCGAGGCGCCGGAAGCGCCTGCCTCCGGCACCGCCGGTGAGAGCGAGGAGATCGCGACCGCAGAGACGGTGGTGGACGAACCCGACGTCGAGGAGACAGAAAAGCCTGAGGCGCCGCCGCGGACTTCCGGCAGCGCTCCCGCGCCGGTCGCACATGCGACGGCTGTGCCGATCGACGCCCGGCCGGCCGCGGCCAACGACGACGCGACGGCAAAGAAGTCCGTGACCGGCCCCGAATTCCCCCGCCCGGACGATCCGGGCGTCGATTCGGACGACGACAACGACCCGCGCTCGAAACGGTTCCGGCTCTTCTGA
- the rplS gene encoding 50S ribosomal protein L19, translating into MDIIRQLEAEQAAKIEEKRKLPEFQPGDTIRVQVRVTEGTRTRLQAYEGVCIGRAGSGLHENFTVRKISYGEGVERVFPVYSPLVEGVEIVRRGKVRRAKLYYLRDRRGKSARISENTGVRARRLNDSERELMNAEKARIEEEKTAAAQALAAEKAAAEAAEAKAAEEEAAEAKGE; encoded by the coding sequence ATGGACATCATCCGTCAGCTCGAGGCCGAACAGGCCGCGAAGATCGAAGAAAAGCGCAAGCTCCCCGAATTCCAGCCCGGCGACACCATCCGCGTGCAGGTCCGCGTGACCGAAGGCACGCGCACCCGTCTGCAGGCTTACGAGGGCGTCTGCATCGGCCGCGCCGGCTCCGGGCTCCACGAGAACTTCACCGTCCGCAAGATCTCCTACGGCGAAGGCGTGGAACGCGTGTTCCCGGTCTACTCGCCGCTGGTCGAGGGCGTTGAGATCGTGCGCCGCGGCAAGGTGCGCCGCGCCAAGCTCTATTACCTGCGCGACCGTCGCGGCAAGTCGGCCCGCATCTCCGAAAACACGGGCGTGCGCGCCCGCCGGCTCAACGATTCCGAGCGCGAGCTGATGAACGCCGAGAAGGCGCGCATCGAGGAAGAGAAGACCGCCGCCGCCCAGGCGCTCGCCGCCGAGAAGGCTGCGGCCGAAGCTGCCGAAGCGAAGGCCGCCGAGGAAGAGGCCGCCGAGGCCAAGGGCGAATAG
- a CDS encoding MFS transporter: protein MSPDTGAAGADRFAAFRHGPFLRYWLARFLTTFSTQIVSVSVGWQIYDLTRDPLDLGYVGLIQFAPALLLVLVTGTASDRFGRRLVMAVSAVLEAVCAVVLLVLTIRGLTSPAGVFVTLAFFGIARALFGPAAASLVANLVPAEDFANAVAWNSSAWQTATIVGPVAGGLLYGLSPIVSYTIAALFMAAAALLILAIPKPAQRTEAEKPTLETLFAGFRYIWSEKVVLGAISLDLFAVLLSGAVALLPVYARDILELGPWGLGLLRAAPGIGAITVAIWLTSHPIRDHAGIAMLFFVALFGVFTVVFGVSTVPWLSILALALLGATDMVSVYVRETLIQLWTPDRVRGRVNAVNMVFVGASNEVGEFRAGAMAAVIGTVPAVVVGGIGAVGIAGLWAWLFPALRKARHLDGRA from the coding sequence ATGAGCCCCGACACCGGCGCCGCCGGCGCAGACCGCTTCGCCGCCTTCCGCCACGGACCCTTCCTGCGCTACTGGCTGGCGCGGTTCCTGACCACTTTCTCGACCCAGATCGTGTCGGTGTCGGTCGGCTGGCAGATCTACGACCTGACACGCGATCCGCTCGATCTCGGCTATGTCGGGCTCATCCAGTTCGCGCCCGCCCTTTTGCTCGTGCTGGTGACCGGCACGGCCTCCGACCGCTTCGGCCGGCGGCTCGTGATGGCCGTCTCGGCCGTTCTCGAAGCGGTGTGTGCCGTGGTGCTGCTGGTGCTGACGATCCGGGGCCTCACATCGCCGGCCGGCGTCTTCGTCACGCTGGCGTTCTTCGGCATCGCCCGCGCCTTATTCGGTCCCGCCGCGGCCTCGCTGGTCGCGAACCTCGTGCCGGCGGAGGACTTCGCCAATGCCGTGGCATGGAATTCCTCAGCCTGGCAGACCGCGACCATTGTCGGCCCGGTGGCCGGCGGCCTGCTCTACGGCCTCTCGCCCATCGTTTCCTACACTATCGCGGCCTTGTTCATGGCCGCGGCCGCCCTGCTGATCCTCGCCATCCCGAAACCGGCACAGCGCACGGAGGCCGAAAAGCCGACGCTGGAAACACTGTTTGCCGGCTTCCGCTACATCTGGAGCGAGAAGGTGGTGCTTGGCGCCATCTCGCTCGATCTTTTTGCCGTGCTCCTGTCGGGCGCGGTCGCGCTGCTGCCGGTCTATGCGCGCGACATTCTGGAGCTCGGTCCATGGGGGCTGGGGCTGCTCCGCGCGGCGCCCGGCATCGGCGCGATCACGGTCGCGATCTGGCTGACCAGCCATCCGATCCGCGACCACGCCGGCATCGCCATGCTCTTCTTCGTCGCGCTGTTCGGGGTCTTCACCGTGGTCTTCGGCGTCTCCACGGTGCCGTGGCTGTCGATCCTCGCGCTGGCCCTCCTCGGCGCGACCGACATGGTGAGCGTCTACGTTCGCGAGACCCTGATCCAGCTATGGACGCCCGACCGCGTCCGCGGCCGGGTCAACGCGGTCAACATGGTGTTCGTGGGTGCCTCGAACGAGGTGGGCGAGTTCCGCGCTGGCGCGATGGCGGCCGTCATCGGGACGGTTCCCGCCGTGGTGGTCGGCGGCATCGGCGCCGTCGGCATCGCCGGGCTGTGGGCATGGCTCTTCCCGGCCCTGCGAAAGGCCCGGCACCTCGACGGACGGGCCTGA
- a CDS encoding cupin domain-containing protein → MKKLALAAFAIVLTTAAATAQDGIKRTPLQKTDFPDGYTTITGLAEIQPGVSAGRHTHPGIETGYVLEGETVMSIDGEPDRTMKAGDSYTIPAGVPHDAKAVGDKPVKVIGIYIIERGKPLATPVQ, encoded by the coding sequence ATGAAGAAGCTCGCGCTCGCCGCGTTCGCGATCGTGCTGACGACCGCCGCCGCCACGGCACAGGACGGCATCAAGCGCACGCCGCTGCAGAAGACCGATTTTCCCGACGGCTACACGACGATCACCGGCCTGGCCGAGATCCAACCTGGCGTTTCGGCGGGACGGCACACACATCCCGGTATCGAGACGGGGTACGTCCTCGAAGGCGAGACCGTGATGTCGATCGACGGGGAACCGGACCGGACGATGAAGGCCGGCGATTCCTACACGATCCCCGCCGGGGTGCCGCACGATGCCAAGGCGGTGGGCGACAAGCCGGTCAAGGTCATCGGGATCTACATCATCGAGCGCGGCAAGCCGCTCGCCACGCCTGTCCAGTAA
- a CDS encoding TerB family tellurite resistance protein yields the protein MFERLISFLNDIPGAGSGSERRDDSEDPRLAAAALMVHVMDADGVRLDEERAALREALTRAYGLSGAELERFVARAEEEAREAVDLYAFTSVLKRHLDEQARIEFIGIMWEIVFADGEMNELEDNIVWRVAELIGVDRRDRVLMRRKADPSKDDSEPGL from the coding sequence ATGTTCGAACGCCTGATTTCCTTTCTGAACGACATCCCCGGCGCAGGGTCGGGGAGCGAGCGGCGAGACGATTCCGAAGATCCCCGGCTGGCCGCAGCCGCCCTCATGGTCCATGTCATGGATGCCGATGGCGTGCGCCTGGATGAGGAGCGCGCGGCTCTTCGCGAGGCCCTGACCCGGGCTTACGGCCTGTCGGGCGCCGAACTGGAACGCTTCGTTGCACGCGCCGAGGAGGAAGCCCGCGAGGCCGTCGATCTCTATGCCTTCACCAGCGTGCTCAAACGCCATCTGGACGAACAGGCGCGGATCGAGTTCATTGGGATCATGTGGGAAATCGTCTTCGCCGACGGTGAAATGAACGAACTGGAAGACAACATCGTCTGGCGTGTGGCAGAACTCATCGGCGTCGACCGGCGCGACCGCGTGCTGATGCGGCGCAAGGCCGATCCCTCCAAGGACGACAGCGAACCGGGGCTCTGA
- a CDS encoding glutamine amidotransferase, which translates to MPQKPNPKILIVLHQELSSPGRVGHLLLEGGFDLDIRRPPLGDPLPETLELHAGAVVFGGPMSANDKDEFVRRETDWLAVPLKEDKPFLGICLGAQMLVNHLGGNVAGREDGLVEIGWYPIRPTEAGEELLQWPEMVYQFHREGFSLPQGATLLAGAEAYPNQAFRYGANAWGIQFHAELTRAMMQRWVVRGAQRFTLPGAQQGRDHLGGRFIWDMHLKRWLVEFLDLIFHTPRRHPEETERR; encoded by the coding sequence ATGCCGCAGAAGCCGAATCCGAAAATCCTCATCGTCCTGCATCAGGAACTGTCCAGCCCGGGCAGGGTCGGGCACCTGCTCCTCGAAGGCGGCTTCGATCTCGACATCCGCCGGCCGCCGCTCGGCGACCCGCTGCCGGAGACGCTCGAGCTTCATGCAGGGGCGGTCGTGTTCGGCGGACCGATGAGCGCCAACGACAAGGATGAGTTCGTGCGGCGCGAGACGGACTGGCTCGCCGTTCCGCTCAAGGAGGACAAACCATTCCTCGGCATCTGCCTCGGCGCGCAGATGCTGGTGAACCATCTCGGCGGCAACGTCGCGGGACGCGAGGACGGACTGGTCGAGATCGGTTGGTATCCCATTCGCCCCACCGAAGCCGGCGAGGAACTGCTTCAATGGCCCGAGATGGTCTACCAGTTCCACCGGGAGGGTTTCTCGCTGCCGCAGGGCGCCACGCTGCTGGCCGGCGCGGAGGCCTATCCGAACCAGGCCTTCCGCTACGGCGCGAACGCCTGGGGCATCCAGTTCCACGCCGAACTGACCCGCGCCATGATGCAGCGATGGGTGGTGCGTGGCGCGCAGCGCTTCACGCTGCCGGGCGCCCAGCAGGGGCGCGACCATCTCGGTGGCCGCTTCATCTGGGACATGCACCTGAAGCGCTGGCTGGTCGAGTTCCTCGACCTGATCTTCCACACCCCGCGCCGGCATCCCGAGGAGACCGAGAGGCGCTGA
- a CDS encoding sulfite exporter TauE/SafE family protein, with protein MTLLLACLLFLSGFLSGAINAVAGGGTFITFGALTLAGIPPISANATSSIAQFPGYVTSTLAYWSDIKRMWRGALLLCLVSALGALLGALLLLALDNPSFRAMVPWLLIGATTLFAGGPWLKPKPRNPGEAAQVGSFAGRAVQFVTSIYGGFFGAGMGIMMLATLGLTESGDYHRLNALKNMLAIVIAAVAIVVFVSGGVVAWLEVLFMMPGVALGGYAGVWAAKRVPQVIVRVFVIAIGLFLAGYYFWLG; from the coding sequence TTGACCCTCCTCCTCGCCTGCCTGCTCTTCCTCTCTGGCTTTCTATCCGGCGCCATCAACGCGGTAGCGGGCGGCGGTACCTTCATCACCTTTGGCGCCCTGACGCTTGCCGGCATTCCGCCGATCTCGGCCAATGCGACATCGTCCATCGCCCAGTTTCCCGGCTACGTCACCTCGACGCTCGCCTACTGGAGCGACATCAAGCGCATGTGGCGCGGCGCGCTGCTCCTGTGCCTGGTGTCGGCGCTCGGCGCCCTCCTCGGCGCGCTGCTTCTCCTGGCGCTGGACAACCCGTCCTTCCGCGCCATGGTGCCGTGGCTGCTCATCGGCGCGACGACACTCTTCGCCGGCGGCCCATGGCTGAAGCCAAAGCCGCGCAATCCCGGCGAGGCAGCTCAGGTCGGCTCGTTCGCCGGGCGCGCCGTGCAGTTCGTCACCTCGATCTATGGCGGCTTTTTCGGCGCCGGGATGGGCATCATGATGCTCGCCACGCTCGGCCTCACCGAGAGCGGCGACTATCACCGCCTGAACGCGCTGAAGAACATGCTGGCGATCGTCATCGCGGCCGTCGCCATCGTCGTCTTCGTGTCGGGCGGCGTCGTGGCCTGGCTGGAGGTGCTGTTCATGATGCCCGGCGTCGCGCTCGGCGGCTATGCCGGCGTCTGGGCCGCCAAGCGCGTCCCGCAGGTGATCGTGCGGGTTTTCGTCATCGCCATCGGCTTGTTCCTGGCAGGGTACTATTTCTGGTTGGGCTGA
- the hemC gene encoding hydroxymethylbilane synthase, protein MQTRPLRIGTRGSALALAQASETRARLMAAHGLPEEAFEIEVISTSGDRIQDRPLSEAGGKGLFTKEIEEAMLDGRIDIAVHSSKDMPTILPTGLKLAVFLEREDVRDAFIGRDVAALADLPRGATVGSSSLRRQAQIRRLRPDLKVVMYRGNVQTRLRKLADGVVDATLLAQAGLRRLGLEHVATSILPETDFLPAPGQGAICIECREDDARVEAMLAPIAHRDTGIALACERAFLAALDGSCRTPIAGHAVVDGNKLHFRGMILRPDGSEAHDVAGEGASADAEAIGHDAGMRVRAQAGAGFFEDWS, encoded by the coding sequence ATGCAAACTCGGCCCTTGAGGATCGGTACGCGCGGAAGCGCCCTGGCACTCGCCCAGGCGAGCGAGACGCGCGCCCGGCTGATGGCCGCGCACGGATTGCCGGAGGAGGCGTTCGAGATCGAGGTGATCTCGACCAGCGGCGACCGCATCCAGGACCGGCCGCTGTCGGAGGCTGGCGGCAAGGGGCTCTTCACCAAGGAGATCGAGGAGGCGATGCTCGACGGCCGCATCGACATCGCCGTGCACTCCTCCAAGGACATGCCGACGATCCTGCCGACCGGCTTGAAGCTCGCCGTCTTCCTCGAACGCGAGGACGTGCGTGACGCCTTCATTGGCCGCGACGTGGCCGCGCTCGCCGACCTGCCGCGGGGCGCCACCGTCGGTTCGTCCTCGCTGCGGCGCCAGGCGCAGATCAGGCGCCTGCGTCCGGACCTGAAGGTGGTGATGTATCGCGGCAACGTGCAGACGCGGCTGAGGAAGCTCGCCGACGGCGTCGTGGACGCCACGCTCCTCGCGCAGGCCGGGCTGAGGAGGCTCGGGCTGGAGCATGTCGCGACCAGCATCTTACCGGAGACCGATTTTCTCCCTGCCCCCGGTCAGGGCGCCATCTGCATCGAATGCCGCGAGGACGACGCGCGGGTGGAGGCCATGCTGGCGCCGATCGCGCATCGCGACACGGGCATCGCGCTCGCCTGCGAGCGGGCCTTCCTCGCCGCGCTCGACGGCTCCTGCCGCACGCCGATCGCCGGCCACGCGGTGGTCGACGGCAATAAGCTGCACTTTAGAGGCATGATCCTGCGGCCGGATGGCAGCGAGGCACACGACGTCGCCGGCGAGGGCGCGAGCGCTGATGCCGAGGCGATCGGGCACGATGCCGGCATGCGCGTCCGCGCCCAGGCCGGAGCAGGGTTCTTCGAAGACTGGTCGTGA